A region of Flavobacteriales bacterium DNA encodes the following proteins:
- a CDS encoding SpoIIE family protein phosphatase translates to MLIILTTAFFLTYGYYNNLSLQEQRQFDKLKAVVVSIGNNINGDSHQQLTDNNTAKDELKHVKQNVLYDEIHQILNQAKVDNNLNSTVYTLLYDSIDHQFKYIVRSDTQVYYRHAYINSPDILLDNMETGGTIPKYMSENGTWLSAFHPIKNSKGEVVALLEADISFDEFSNIVKKQFYNQAIISIVVIVLIALIFIPFTKQILDKDHEQKLLFIEQNKIISEKNKDIIDSINYALKIQRSILPSLSYLKKYVQDYFIIFKPKDIVSGDFYWSYEDEQHLYIAVADSTGHGVPGSMVSIVCSNALSRAVIQLKLTNTAEILDHVKKFVIKSFQDGMNDGMDICFCRLDKSTKQLQYSGAHNPLLIFSDGELKTLKACRQPIGRYRKEQPFSCAEAQLKTGDLIYLFTDGYYDQFGGESNKKMKIKTFKTLLAKHHSQPMEKQKELFENYLNKWKGDNEQLDDITVLGIKI, encoded by the coding sequence TTGCTTATTATACTGACAACTGCTTTCTTCTTAACCTACGGCTATTATAATAATTTAAGCCTACAAGAACAAAGGCAGTTTGATAAATTAAAGGCTGTAGTGGTTTCTATAGGAAATAACATTAACGGAGACAGCCATCAACAATTAACTGATAATAATACAGCAAAAGATGAATTAAAGCATGTGAAGCAAAATGTTCTTTACGATGAAATTCATCAGATTTTAAACCAAGCTAAAGTTGATAATAATTTAAACAGTACTGTTTACACCCTTTTGTATGATAGTATTGATCATCAATTTAAATATATTGTTAGATCTGATACGCAAGTGTATTATCGTCATGCATACATTAACTCTCCAGACATCCTCCTGGATAATATGGAAACTGGTGGTACGATTCCAAAATACATGTCAGAAAACGGGACATGGCTATCTGCTTTTCATCCTATAAAAAACTCAAAAGGAGAAGTTGTTGCCTTATTAGAAGCTGATATTTCTTTTGATGAGTTTTCTAATATCGTTAAAAAACAATTTTATAATCAGGCAATCATCTCTATTGTTGTAATTGTGCTAATAGCACTTATATTTATTCCTTTTACCAAACAAATCTTAGATAAAGATCATGAACAGAAATTATTGTTTATAGAACAAAACAAAATTATTTCGGAGAAAAACAAAGATATTATTGATTCTATTAATTATGCATTAAAAATCCAACGTTCCATTCTACCGTCATTATCTTATTTAAAAAAGTATGTTCAAGATTATTTTATCATTTTCAAACCAAAAGACATTGTAAGTGGCGATTTTTATTGGTCTTATGAAGATGAGCAACACCTCTATATTGCTGTTGCAGATTCCACAGGGCATGGTGTTCCAGGCTCTATGGTTAGTATTGTATGTTCGAATGCCTTAAGTAGAGCAGTAATTCAATTAAAACTAACCAATACTGCTGAAATTTTGGATCATGTAAAAAAATTCGTAATCAAATCTTTCCAAGACGGAATGAATGATGGTATGGATATTTGTTTTTGTAGACTAGATAAATCAACCAAACAATTACAATACTCTGGGGCCCACAACCCTCTGTTGATTTTTTCTGATGGTGAATTAAAAACCTTAAAAGCTTGTAGACAACCTATCGGAAGGTATCGAAAAGAGCAACCTTTTTCTTGTGCTGAAGCACAATTAAAAACGGGAGATCTAATCTATCTTTTCACCGATGGATATTATGACCAATTTGGTGGAGAAAGCAATAAGAAAATGAAAATTAAAACTTTCAAAACATTATTAGCCAAACATCATTCCCAACCGATGGAAAAACAAAAAGAATTATTTGAAAACTACCTTAACAAATGGAAAGGAGATAATGAACAATTGGATGACATTACTGTTTTAGGAATTAAAATTTAA
- a CDS encoding S9 family peptidase has protein sequence MKNIEKAEIIKAPVCEKHPKELHTHNDTRIDNYFWLNERENPKVLDYLNQENNYTENQLAPTEQLQEELFLEIKSKIKEEDQSVPYFYNGYYYISRFEKGSEYMIKSRKKGTLDAPEEILLDCNELAKGKSFFQLYDNEVSPNNELLAYSTDTVSRRKYDIHFKNLKSGELLKEVIPNTTGAITWANDNQTIFYTLQDEETLRSYRIMRHTIGTSPSEDVIVYEEKDEQFDTYVYKTKSEKYIVIGSSSTLTDEYLLLNADTPHGEFIPFNPRTKGVEYAIFHKDDQFYILTNLDAQNFKVMVCAENETSIKNWKEYIPHDEQILIENIDVFNDFMVISERKDGLAQLKVINLKTEDSFYIPFNDPTYFAETTTNIEFNTNKLRYNYNSLTTPSSIYEFDMQTKTQKLLKQTTIIGGHNPSDYISKRLIATARDGAQIPISLVYKKTTEITPNTPLLQYAYGSYGINVEPNFSISRLSLLDRGFVFAIAHIRGSQTLGRSWYEDGKFLKKKNTFFDFIDCSNYLIEEGYTSPDNLFAEGGSAGGLLMGAVINYNPELYKGVIAAVPFVDVVTTMLDASIPLTTGEYEEWGNPNDKVYYEYMKSYSPYDNVKAQNYPNLLVTTGLHDSQVQYWEPAKWVAKLRELKTNDNLLLLKTNMETGHSGASGRFEYLKETALDYAFLIHLANQKN, from the coding sequence ATGAAGAATATAGAAAAAGCTGAAATAATAAAAGCTCCTGTTTGTGAAAAACACCCTAAAGAACTCCACACACACAACGACACAAGAATAGATAACTATTTTTGGTTAAATGAAAGGGAGAATCCAAAGGTTCTTGACTATTTGAATCAAGAAAATAATTATACCGAAAACCAATTGGCTCCAACCGAACAACTTCAAGAAGAACTATTCTTAGAAATCAAAAGTAAAATAAAAGAAGAAGACCAATCTGTTCCATATTTCTATAATGGTTATTACTATATCTCTAGATTCGAGAAAGGTAGCGAGTACATGATCAAAAGTAGAAAAAAGGGGACTCTTGATGCCCCTGAAGAAATTTTACTTGACTGCAATGAATTAGCTAAAGGAAAAAGCTTTTTTCAATTATACGACAATGAAGTAAGCCCCAACAATGAACTTTTAGCCTATTCTACTGACACTGTGTCTAGAAGAAAATACGATATTCACTTTAAAAACCTTAAGTCTGGTGAGCTCTTAAAAGAAGTCATTCCCAACACAACAGGAGCGATTACTTGGGCCAATGATAACCAAACTATTTTTTATACATTACAAGATGAAGAAACTCTTCGCTCGTACAGAATCATGAGACACACAATAGGGACTTCTCCATCTGAAGATGTGATCGTTTATGAAGAAAAAGATGAGCAATTTGATACTTATGTCTACAAAACAAAATCCGAAAAGTATATCGTTATTGGTTCTTCGAGCACATTAACCGATGAGTACCTTTTATTAAATGCAGATACTCCCCATGGTGAATTTATCCCTTTTAATCCTAGAACTAAAGGTGTTGAATACGCTATTTTTCATAAAGATGACCAATTCTATATTTTGACCAACCTAGATGCTCAAAATTTTAAGGTAATGGTCTGTGCTGAGAACGAAACAAGCATTAAAAACTGGAAAGAATATATTCCCCATGATGAACAAATCTTAATTGAAAACATTGATGTATTCAATGACTTTATGGTCATCTCTGAACGCAAAGATGGCTTAGCACAATTAAAAGTGATCAATTTAAAGACAGAGGACTCTTTTTATATTCCTTTTAATGACCCTACCTACTTTGCTGAAACGACTACAAACATTGAATTTAATACGAATAAATTAAGGTACAATTATAATTCATTAACCACTCCTAGCTCAATTTATGAGTTTGATATGCAAACCAAAACACAAAAGTTGTTGAAGCAAACGACAATTATAGGAGGACACAATCCTAGTGATTATATTTCTAAACGCTTAATAGCTACTGCTAGAGATGGTGCTCAAATACCGATCTCACTGGTCTATAAAAAAACGACTGAAATTACTCCAAACACACCCTTATTACAATATGCTTATGGTTCTTACGGTATTAATGTGGAGCCTAACTTTAGTATTAGTAGATTAAGTTTACTTGATAGAGGATTTGTTTTTGCTATCGCACACATCAGAGGAAGTCAAACACTTGGTAGGTCATGGTATGAGGATGGAAAATTCTTAAAAAAGAAAAATACATTTTTTGATTTTATTGACTGTTCAAACTATTTAATTGAAGAAGGCTATACTTCTCCTGATAACTTATTTGCAGAAGGTGGAAGTGCTGGAGGTTTACTGATGGGAGCTGTTATTAATTACAATCCTGAACTCTATAAAGGTGTTATTGCTGCTGTTCCATTTGTTGATGTGGTGACGACTATGTTAGATGCTTCTATTCCTTTAACTACAGGGGAATATGAAGAATGGGGTAACCCAAATGATAAGGTTTATTATGAATATATGAAATCTTATTCTCCTTATGACAATGTAAAAGCTCAAAATTACCCTAACCTATTAGTAACAACGGGACTTCATGATTCACAAGTTCAATATTGGGAACCAGCAAAGTGGGTTGCTAAACTTCGAGAATTAAAAACTAATGACAATTTACTTCTACTAAAAACCAATATGGAAACTGGCCATAGTGGCGCTAGTGGCCGTTTTGAATATTTAAAAGAAACCGCTTTAGATTATGCTTTTTTAATTCATTTAGCCAATCAAAAAAATTAA
- a CDS encoding PadR family transcriptional regulator: MKIENTKAQMRKGILEYCILSILNKREAYPSDIITELREAKLLVVEGTLYPLLTRLKNAGFLTYRWEESSSGPPRKYYSLTKEGELFFSELEKTWENLYAAVNRITKEPKK, encoded by the coding sequence ATGAAAATAGAGAATACAAAGGCCCAAATGCGTAAAGGAATACTGGAGTATTGTATTCTTTCCATTTTAAATAAAAGAGAGGCATACCCTTCAGATATTATAACAGAATTGAGAGAAGCAAAGCTCTTAGTAGTAGAAGGAACGTTGTATCCTTTATTGACGAGGTTGAAAAATGCAGGATTTTTAACATATCGATGGGAAGAATCTAGTTCAGGGCCACCGAGGAAGTATTATTCGCTGACAAAGGAGGGGGAGTTATTTTTTTCAGAGTTAGAAAAAACATGGGAGAACCTCTATGCAGCAGTAAACCGAATAACCAAAGAACCTAAAAAGTAA
- a CDS encoding DUF2807 domain-containing protein, whose amino-acid sequence MRGTIILFVALLLLNSCKVESLRGSKKLIEKELAYTGFNAIAVHNLFKINIVQSDEYKVVLKCNENVEAFVEVKQTGEELSFSLKGNRVYKNLTCIATVYMPDIVNIESSGAAKINIADFKTNELTIESSGATHLLGNLEVERLTIASSGATELDLTGYVAEGEIVVSGASKMNCEDLTFDVLSLESSGASKAVMHVEKEFSVDLSGASKVSYYGRPQIVKEEISGAGKLNHLK is encoded by the coding sequence ATGAGAGGTACTATTATTTTATTTGTAGCATTACTATTATTAAATAGTTGTAAAGTTGAATCCTTAAGAGGATCTAAAAAGTTAATTGAAAAAGAGTTAGCGTATACTGGTTTTAACGCAATCGCTGTACACAATTTGTTTAAAATCAATATTGTTCAGTCGGATGAATATAAGGTTGTGCTAAAGTGTAATGAGAATGTTGAAGCGTTTGTAGAAGTCAAACAAACAGGAGAGGAACTTTCTTTCTCACTAAAAGGAAATAGAGTTTATAAGAATTTGACCTGTATAGCAACAGTATATATGCCAGATATTGTAAATATAGAAAGTTCAGGGGCTGCAAAGATTAATATTGCTGACTTCAAAACCAATGAACTAACGATAGAGTCTTCTGGTGCAACACATTTATTAGGAAATCTAGAAGTAGAACGTTTAACAATTGCGTCATCGGGAGCAACAGAGTTAGATTTAACAGGTTATGTAGCTGAGGGAGAAATTGTAGTGAGTGGAGCTTCAAAAATGAATTGTGAAGATTTAACCTTTGATGTTCTAAGTCTAGAAAGTTCGGGTGCTTCTAAAGCTGTCATGCATGTAGAGAAAGAGTTTTCAGTAGATTTAAGTGGGGCTAGTAAGGTTAGTTATTATGGGCGTCCACAAATCGTAAAAGAAGAAATTTCAGGAGCTGGAAAGTTAAACCACTTGAAATAG
- a CDS encoding PspC domain-containing protein, translating into MKKTITVHIANFIFNIEEEAYQTLQVYLESISAQFSIEEERVEIMHDIESRIAELFKEKLSAQKEVVVEADVVAMIEIMGAPEEYVVEEESYTEYQTETAQKQEKSYQKERQIYRDTENAILGGVCSGLAAYFGIDPIAFRILFIVFTLMGGSGILIYLILYFAIPEAKTIAEKLRMKGEKIDVSSIKNQFDKVKNELGDETNQRKIKKGFHKLTQGLVTLFTGFIKVFSKFTGFIFLIGGIVGLVVVVIIFNEDLLSLISEQSISLSDLLGLLFESETHHILAYYSLIVLLLMPISYFVIRGLQLLFGIKNKFGSVKIAALTLWIISICMLFLVGVYLAKNFDESSGNIVESHYLTVDDGTILVELESNELFPNLIRNDGDVILNEMVRLTDSATLLAFPRLVVEPSETDSIELKIIKRARGSKEQFAVEHANEIGYNYHTEGNKIVLSNYFTIPHEAKFRGQNIKVVLKVPEGMELDFGGNIEDLMCSVRGEHDLNHTTWVNRKGRMINIIE; encoded by the coding sequence ATGAAAAAAACAATAACAGTTCATATTGCTAATTTTATCTTTAATATAGAGGAAGAAGCATATCAAACTTTACAGGTGTATCTAGAATCGATTAGTGCTCAATTTTCAATTGAGGAGGAGCGTGTTGAAATCATGCATGATATTGAAAGTAGAATAGCAGAGTTATTTAAGGAAAAGTTAAGTGCTCAAAAGGAGGTTGTCGTAGAGGCTGATGTTGTGGCGATGATCGAAATTATGGGAGCCCCAGAAGAATATGTAGTTGAGGAAGAGAGCTATACGGAATATCAAACCGAAACAGCTCAAAAGCAAGAGAAATCTTATCAAAAAGAACGTCAAATATATAGAGATACCGAAAATGCAATTTTAGGAGGGGTATGTAGTGGTTTAGCAGCTTATTTTGGAATCGATCCCATTGCTTTTAGAATCTTATTTATAGTATTTACATTAATGGGAGGATCAGGTATTTTGATTTATCTTATTTTATATTTTGCCATTCCTGAAGCAAAGACTATAGCTGAGAAATTGAGAATGAAAGGAGAAAAGATAGATGTTTCTTCAATTAAAAATCAATTTGATAAAGTAAAAAATGAGTTAGGAGATGAAACCAATCAAAGAAAAATAAAAAAAGGCTTTCATAAACTTACACAAGGTTTAGTAACCTTATTCACAGGATTTATAAAAGTCTTTTCTAAGTTTACAGGTTTTATCTTTTTAATTGGGGGGATCGTAGGTTTAGTTGTTGTTGTTATAATATTTAATGAAGATTTGTTAAGTCTAATTTCTGAACAGAGTATTTCCCTATCCGATTTATTAGGTTTGTTGTTTGAATCAGAAACACACCATATACTAGCTTACTATAGTCTGATTGTTTTATTGCTGATGCCTATTAGTTATTTTGTGATTCGAGGATTACAATTATTGTTTGGAATAAAAAATAAGTTTGGCTCGGTAAAAATTGCTGCACTAACGTTATGGATAATATCTATTTGTATGTTATTTTTAGTTGGTGTTTATCTGGCTAAGAATTTTGATGAATCTTCGGGGAATATTGTAGAAAGTCATTATCTAACGGTTGATGATGGAACGATATTGGTGGAACTGGAGTCAAATGAGTTATTTCCTAATTTAATTCGAAATGATGGAGATGTTATTTTGAATGAAATGGTTCGGCTAACAGATTCGGCTACATTGTTAGCTTTCCCTCGTTTAGTGGTTGAACCTTCTGAGACGGATTCCATTGAATTAAAAATTATCAAAAGAGCTAGAGGAAGTAAAGAACAATTTGCAGTAGAACATGCGAATGAAATAGGATATAACTACCACACAGAAGGGAACAAAATTGTTTTATCCAACTATTTTACGATCCCTCACGAGGCTAAATTTAGAGGTCAAAATATTAAAGTTGTATTAAAAGTCCCAGAGGGTATGGAGTTAGATTTTGGAGGTAATATAGAAGACCTAATGTGCTCTGTAAGAGGAGAGCATGACTTAAACCATACTACTTGGGTAAATAGAAAAGGAAGAATGATAAATATAATCGAATAA
- a CDS encoding EI24 domain-containing protein gives MKDIIDGIKAYGSAIGLINKLNLWKYFLIPALIGLLTGGIILFISYSVADNIGDRIASYWTWEWGKSVVTEISHWIGGLLVLIVGITIYKHIVMALSAPFMSPVSEKVEVHLTGKEIDLSDTWPEFMELLVRGLRINIRNLFFELLYTLPLMLLSLIPVLNLFSTVLIFYIQSYYAGFGNMDYTMERYFGYGDSIQFVRRHRGTAVGNGFLFSIMLFIPLIGIMLTLPISTVASTTETLKKLESENRIKLLPKK, from the coding sequence ATGAAAGATATCATTGACGGAATAAAAGCTTACGGTTCTGCTATTGGATTAATTAATAAATTGAATCTTTGGAAATACTTCTTGATCCCTGCTTTAATTGGCCTACTCACTGGAGGAATTATTCTATTTATCTCTTATTCTGTAGCAGATAATATTGGAGATAGAATAGCAAGTTACTGGACTTGGGAATGGGGAAAATCTGTTGTAACTGAAATCAGTCATTGGATTGGAGGTTTATTGGTTTTAATCGTTGGCATTACTATTTACAAACACATTGTAATGGCGCTTTCTGCTCCTTTTATGAGCCCAGTATCGGAAAAAGTGGAAGTTCACCTCACTGGAAAAGAAATTGATCTTTCTGATACTTGGCCTGAGTTTATGGAATTGTTGGTAAGAGGTCTTAGAATTAATATTCGAAATTTGTTTTTTGAACTACTCTATACTTTACCATTGATGTTATTAAGCCTTATTCCTGTACTAAACCTTTTTTCTACTGTATTGATTTTTTATATTCAATCGTATTATGCTGGTTTTGGTAATATGGACTATACCATGGAACGTTACTTTGGTTATGGAGATAGTATTCAATTTGTAAGAAGACACCGTGGAACAGCAGTTGGGAATGGCTTTTTATTTTCTATTATGCTTTTTATTCCACTAATAGGAATAATGCTCACTCTGCCTATTTCTACTGTAGCTTCAACTACCGAAACATTAAAAAAATTAGAAAGTGAAAACAGAATAAAACTCCTTCCTAAAAAGTAG
- a CDS encoding sterol desaturase family protein, with the protein MNYWEIFITSFGNYGNYIWQEITFQVSPWYVNYFWLLTFLSLAVWGLEILFPWRKDQAIFRKDFWLDVFYMYFNFYLFKLVIFVAFSNVTAALFESLFPNGANSLILYDTKQLPYAIQLVVFFVALDFIQWFTHVLLHRYEFLWNFHKVHHSVEEMGFAAHLRYHWMENVFYTPMKYIVMVLIGNFNPEDAFIVYYISIAIGHLNHANINISYGPLKYIINNPAMHIWHHAKALPLKHRHGVNFGISLSIWDYLFKTAYIPSSGRDLKLGFNNIKKFPKTFLKQIIYPINKND; encoded by the coding sequence ATGAATTATTGGGAAATATTTATTACATCTTTTGGAAACTATGGAAATTATATCTGGCAAGAAATCACTTTTCAAGTTTCCCCTTGGTATGTTAACTACTTTTGGTTACTGACCTTTCTTTCTTTAGCTGTTTGGGGGCTAGAAATACTATTCCCTTGGCGAAAAGACCAAGCGATATTTAGGAAAGACTTTTGGCTAGATGTTTTTTATATGTACTTTAATTTTTACTTATTTAAGCTGGTTATTTTTGTTGCTTTTTCCAATGTTACGGCTGCTCTTTTTGAAAGTTTATTTCCTAATGGAGCAAACAGTTTGATTCTTTATGATACCAAACAACTCCCTTATGCAATACAGCTCGTTGTATTCTTTGTTGCTCTGGACTTTATTCAGTGGTTTACCCATGTCTTATTGCATCGTTATGAATTTTTATGGAACTTTCACAAAGTTCATCATTCTGTTGAAGAAATGGGATTTGCCGCTCATTTAAGGTATCATTGGATGGAAAATGTATTCTACACTCCAATGAAATATATTGTTATGGTCTTAATTGGTAACTTTAATCCTGAAGACGCCTTTATTGTCTATTATATTTCTATTGCAATTGGCCATTTAAATCACGCTAATATCAACATCTCCTATGGTCCTTTAAAGTATATTATTAACAATCCTGCTATGCATATTTGGCATCATGCTAAGGCATTACCTTTAAAACATCGTCATGGCGTTAATTTTGGTATTAGCCTTAGTATTTGGGACTATCTTTTTAAAACGGCTTATATTCCATCCAGTGGAAGAGATCTTAAACTAGGCTTTAACAACATTAAAAAATTTCCTAAAACATTTTTAAAGCAAATTATCTACCCTATCAATAAAAATGATTAA
- a CDS encoding methyltransferase — protein MEYRFLDKHYSIKRYPSNSNNSLKPWNAGDELTLIYLEDLLDQNSKIIIANDDFGFLATTLNTYTPISIVNNKTQEYALKANSKINNFELLSSQLVSPLEHLNTKHNLGLLKVPKSIDLFELYLAQIHQNLTDDGRIICSFMTKYFTPQLLKVASKYFEDIQQTKAHKKARLIVLQKKKTKQLIPLHHLNYKGNELQQYYGVFSASNIDYASQFLIDHLIIQKNEEKILDLASGNGILGLMALQQQPHAAVTLLDDSFLAIASSQLNLQAYNCSYIHDNTLATIADSSFDLVISNPPFHFGYEINISVPLGMFSQVAQVLKPNGRFIMVANNHLKYLPHLKHKFSTVKVLQENKRFKIYECLK, from the coding sequence ATGGAGTATCGTTTTCTAGATAAACACTATTCGATCAAACGCTATCCCTCTAACAGCAATAATTCCCTAAAACCATGGAATGCTGGAGATGAATTGACGTTAATTTATTTAGAAGATTTACTTGATCAAAACTCCAAAATCATTATTGCTAATGATGATTTTGGCTTTTTAGCTACTACGCTCAACACCTATACCCCAATAAGTATTGTTAACAACAAGACGCAAGAATATGCTTTAAAAGCAAATAGTAAGATCAATAATTTCGAATTACTTTCTTCGCAATTGGTCTCGCCATTGGAGCACCTAAACACGAAGCACAATCTTGGTCTACTTAAAGTACCTAAATCAATAGATTTATTTGAACTTTATTTGGCTCAAATCCATCAAAACTTAACAGATGACGGACGCATCATTTGTAGTTTTATGACGAAATATTTCACACCTCAACTCTTAAAAGTTGCCAGTAAGTATTTCGAAGATATTCAACAAACAAAAGCCCATAAGAAAGCACGATTAATTGTTCTTCAGAAAAAGAAAACGAAGCAACTAATCCCGTTACATCATCTCAATTATAAAGGGAATGAGCTTCAACAGTATTATGGTGTTTTTTCAGCATCCAATATTGACTATGCCTCTCAATTTTTAATTGATCACCTTATTATTCAAAAAAATGAAGAAAAAATTCTAGACTTGGCCTCTGGAAATGGTATTTTAGGGTTAATGGCCTTACAGCAGCAACCTCATGCAGCTGTAACCTTATTAGATGATTCATTTTTGGCGATTGCTTCTTCTCAATTGAATTTACAAGCCTATAATTGCTCCTATATTCACGACAATACTTTAGCAACAATTGCTGACTCTTCTTTTGATCTAGTGATTTCTAATCCACCTTTTCACTTTGGCTATGAAATCAACATCAGTGTCCCACTTGGAATGTTTTCTCAAGTAGCTCAAGTTCTAAAGCCTAATGGGCGCTTTATAATGGTTGCCAACAACCATCTTAAATACCTCCCGCACCTAAAACATAAATTTTCGACTGTTAAGGTGCTCCAAGAAAACAAACGGTTTAAAATCTATGAATGTCTAAAGTAA